In Halorussus limi, a genomic segment contains:
- a CDS encoding CoA-binding protein, translating to MPVESDAELREILGMTRVAVVGCSSTPGKDAHEIPKYLLDSGYEVVPVNPTTDEIFGRTAYDSLSAVEEQVDIVDVFRPSDEVAGIVDEALDRDDVAVVWTQLGIADDEAAARAEDAGLRVVQDKCIKVEHQRLVS from the coding sequence ATGCCCGTAGAGAGCGACGCCGAACTGCGCGAAATTCTGGGGATGACTCGCGTCGCGGTGGTCGGGTGTTCCTCGACGCCCGGCAAGGACGCCCACGAGATTCCGAAGTACCTGCTCGACAGCGGCTACGAGGTGGTGCCGGTCAACCCGACGACCGACGAGATTTTCGGGCGGACGGCCTACGACTCCCTCTCGGCGGTCGAGGAGCAGGTCGACATCGTGGACGTGTTCCGGCCGAGCGACGAGGTGGCCGGCATCGTCGACGAGGCGCTGGACCGCGACGACGTGGCGGTGGTTTGGACGCAACTCGGCATCGCCGACGACGAGGCGGCCGCGCGCGCCGAGGACGCCGGACTCCGCGTCGTACAGGACAAGTGCATCAAGGTCGAACACCAGCGACTGGTGTCCTGA
- a CDS encoding HAD family hydrolase has translation MSSADTPTVFLDLDDTICEHPRSTADRLADAFDAAGVEPFFGVSDFRRWLARVTADSAVELREKCFTGIADEQGRESADALAVARAYEDPDPTEVRFLPGAEAALDALGADHDLALVTNGDRETQRAKLAALDIADRFAAATFAGSTGVVKPDPDPFHRTLSALDCSADEAVHVGNSLRSDVAGAQAAGVEAVWLARVEEDADHVPEYRIDSMHDLHAPPWA, from the coding sequence ATGAGTAGCGCGGACACCCCCACCGTCTTTCTCGACTTGGACGACACCATCTGCGAGCACCCCCGCTCGACCGCCGACCGACTCGCCGACGCCTTCGACGCGGCGGGCGTCGAACCGTTCTTCGGCGTGTCGGACTTCCGGCGGTGGCTGGCGCGAGTGACGGCCGACTCGGCGGTCGAACTCCGCGAGAAGTGTTTCACCGGCATCGCCGACGAGCAGGGCCGCGAGTCCGCCGACGCGCTCGCGGTGGCCCGCGCCTACGAGGACCCCGACCCCACCGAGGTGCGATTCCTCCCCGGCGCGGAGGCGGCGCTGGACGCCCTCGGCGCAGACCACGACCTCGCGCTCGTGACCAACGGCGACCGCGAGACCCAGCGGGCGAAGTTGGCCGCGCTGGACATCGCCGACCGGTTCGCCGCGGCGACGTTCGCGGGGTCGACCGGCGTGGTAAAGCCCGACCCCGACCCGTTCCACCGGACGCTCTCGGCGCTGGACTGCTCGGCCGACGAGGCGGTCCACGTCGGCAACTCCCTGCGTTCGGACGTGGCGGGCGCGCAGGCCGCCGGCGTGGAGGCGGTCTGGTTGGCCCGCGTCGAGGAGGACGCCGACCACGTGCCGGAGTACCGAATCGACTCGATGCACGACCTGCACGCGCCGCCGTGGGCGTAA